From Myxococcus stipitatus, the proteins below share one genomic window:
- the rplQ gene encoding 50S ribosomal protein L17, producing MRHKVGQRKLHRTTSHRLAMLNNMVTSLLEHQAIRTTLPKAKEARKLAERIITLGKRGGLSNVRLAARTVKDREVLQKVFGEYKERYASRPGGYTRIVRLGFRRGDAAEMALLELVDRPEKKAAEAAPSTEETKAE from the coding sequence ATGCGTCACAAGGTCGGACAAAGGAAGCTGCACCGCACCACGAGCCACCGGCTCGCGATGCTCAACAACATGGTCACCTCGCTGCTCGAGCACCAGGCCATCCGCACCACGCTTCCCAAGGCCAAGGAGGCCCGGAAGCTGGCGGAGCGCATCATCACGCTGGGTAAGCGTGGTGGTCTCTCCAACGTGCGCCTGGCGGCCCGGACCGTGAAGGACCGTGAGGTGCTGCAGAAGGTCTTCGGCGAGTACAAGGAGCGTTACGCCAGCCGTCCCGGTGGCTACACCCGCATCGTGCGCCTCGGCTTCCGCCGTGGCGACGCGGCGGAGATGGCGCTGCTGGAGCTGGTGGATCGCCCGGAGAAGAAGGCCGCCGAGGCCGCTCCCTCCACCGAGGAGACCAAGGCCGAGTAA
- a CDS encoding DNA-directed RNA polymerase subunit alpha: protein MADTFVAKNWRDLIKPRRMEVDQDSLSPTYGKFVAEPLERGFGTTLGNSLRRVLLSSLQGAAITSVKIEGVDHEFTTIPEVSEDVTDVVLNLKEVLLRMHTNETKTLRIEAEGPKEVKAGDIIADADVEILNPGHHICTISEGGKLRMELTCRRGRGYTPATVNKVAGSPIGTIPIDSLFSPIRKVNYQVTNARVGQVTDFDKLSLEVWTDGSVSPQDAVAYAAKIIKEQLTVFVNFDETEEPVIAEAPKEEAKLNENLFRSVDELELSVRSANCLQQANIKSIGDLVQRTEAEMLKTKNFGRKSLKEIKEILAEMGLSLGMKLENWPPKQAPAPAQPKV, encoded by the coding sequence ATGGCAGATACGTTCGTTGCGAAGAACTGGCGTGACCTCATCAAGCCCCGCCGGATGGAAGTGGACCAGGACAGCCTGTCCCCCACCTACGGCAAGTTCGTCGCGGAGCCGCTGGAGCGTGGCTTCGGCACCACCCTGGGCAACTCGCTGCGCCGGGTGCTCCTGTCGTCGCTGCAGGGCGCGGCCATCACCTCCGTGAAGATCGAGGGTGTGGACCACGAGTTCACCACCATCCCCGAGGTCTCCGAGGACGTCACGGACGTCGTGCTGAACCTGAAGGAAGTCCTCCTTCGGATGCACACGAACGAGACGAAGACGCTGCGCATCGAGGCGGAGGGCCCCAAGGAGGTGAAGGCGGGTGACATCATCGCCGACGCCGACGTGGAGATCCTCAACCCCGGCCACCACATCTGCACCATCTCCGAGGGCGGCAAGCTGCGGATGGAGCTGACGTGCCGCCGCGGCCGTGGCTACACCCCGGCGACGGTGAACAAGGTGGCGGGTTCGCCCATCGGCACCATCCCCATCGACTCGCTGTTCTCGCCCATCCGCAAGGTGAACTACCAGGTCACCAACGCGCGCGTCGGGCAGGTCACCGACTTCGACAAGCTGTCGCTCGAGGTCTGGACGGACGGCTCCGTGTCCCCGCAGGACGCGGTGGCGTACGCGGCGAAGATCATCAAGGAGCAGCTGACCGTCTTCGTGAACTTCGACGAGACCGAGGAGCCGGTCATCGCGGAGGCGCCGAAGGAGGAGGCGAAGCTGAACGAGAACCTGTTCCGCTCGGTGGACGAGCTGGAGCTGTCGGTGCGTTCGGCCAACTGCCTGCAGCAGGCCAACATCAAGAGCATTGGCGACCTGGTGCAGCGCACCGAGGCCGAGATGCTCAAGACGAAGAACTTCGGCCGCAAGTCCTTGAAGGAGATCAAGGAGATCCTCGCGGAGATGGGCCTGTCGCTGGGCATGAAGCTGGAGAACTGGCCGCCGAAGCAGGCGCCGGCGCCCGCGCAGCCGAAGGTGTAG
- the rpsD gene encoding 30S ribosomal protein S4, whose product MARYTASACRICRRENLKMYLKGDRCYTDKCAIERRPYPPGQHGQGRVKFSGYGVQLREKQKVKRMYGLLENQFRGYYHRASAAKGKTGENLLQQLELRLDNVVFRMGFADTRNEARQLVRHGHFQVNGRKVNIPSFSIKPGTTVEVVEKSRKMLRIAEALETVDRRGVPQWIDLDKKSFKGTVKTVPNREDLTMPIQEQLIVELYSK is encoded by the coding sequence GTGGCCCGTTACACCGCGAGCGCCTGCCGCATCTGCCGGCGCGAAAACCTCAAGATGTACCTGAAGGGCGACCGCTGCTACACGGACAAGTGTGCCATCGAGCGCCGCCCGTACCCCCCCGGCCAGCACGGCCAGGGCCGCGTGAAGTTCTCCGGCTACGGCGTGCAGCTGCGCGAGAAGCAGAAGGTCAAGCGCATGTACGGCCTGCTGGAGAACCAGTTCCGCGGCTACTACCACCGCGCGTCCGCCGCCAAGGGCAAGACGGGTGAGAACCTGCTCCAGCAGCTCGAGCTCCGTCTGGACAACGTGGTGTTCCGCATGGGCTTCGCGGACACGCGCAACGAGGCGCGCCAGCTGGTGCGTCACGGCCACTTCCAGGTGAACGGCCGCAAGGTGAACATCCCCTCGTTCTCCATCAAGCCGGGCACCACGGTCGAGGTGGTGGAGAAGAGCCGCAAGATGCTGCGCATCGCGGAGGCGCTCGAGACGGTGGATCGCCGTGGCGTGCCGCAGTGGATCGACCTGGACAAGAAGTCGTTCAAGGGCACGGTCAAGACGGTCCCGAACCGCGAGGACCTGACGATGCCCATCCAGGAGCAGCTCATCGTGGAGCTCTACTCCAAGTAG
- the rpsK gene encoding 30S ribosomal protein S11: MADETNTSAAAPTGAEGEAPAAKKAKRKGKKSILNGVVHIQSTFNNTIITITDVSGNVISWSSAGARGFKGSRKSTPFAAQVAAGDAAAKAMEHGLKNVSVFVKGPGAGRESALRALAAAGLKINLIRDVTPIPHNGCRQPKRRRV; the protein is encoded by the coding sequence ATGGCTGACGAGACCAATACTTCGGCTGCGGCGCCCACGGGTGCCGAGGGCGAGGCCCCCGCCGCGAAGAAGGCGAAGCGCAAGGGCAAGAAGAGCATTCTCAATGGCGTGGTCCACATCCAGTCCACGTTCAACAACACCATCATCACGATCACGGACGTGTCCGGGAACGTGATCTCCTGGTCCTCGGCCGGGGCGCGTGGCTTCAAGGGAAGCCGCAAGTCCACGCCGTTCGCGGCCCAGGTGGCCGCTGGCGACGCCGCGGCGAAGGCGATGGAGCACGGCCTGAAGAACGTGTCCGTGTTCGTGAAGGGTCCGGGCGCGGGCCGTGAGTCGGCGCTGCGCGCGCTGGCCGCCGCCGGTCTGAAGATCAACCTCATCCGCGACGTGACGCCCATCCCGCACAACGGGTGCCGTCAGCCCAAGCGCCGCCGCGTCTAA
- the rpsM gene encoding 30S ribosomal protein S13, whose product MARIAGIDLPPNKRAVISLQYIYGIGNKSAHDIIEAAGIDPTTRTKDLTEDQARKIREIIEASYKVEGDLRREVTMNIKRLMDLGCYRGLRHRKGLPVRGQRTHTNARTRKGPKRGIVRAKPAAPAR is encoded by the coding sequence ATGGCTCGTATCGCCGGCATCGACCTGCCGCCCAACAAGCGCGCCGTGATCTCGCTCCAGTACATCTACGGGATCGGCAACAAGTCCGCGCACGACATCATCGAGGCGGCGGGCATCGACCCCACCACCCGGACCAAGGACCTCACCGAGGACCAGGCTCGCAAGATCCGTGAGATCATCGAGGCCAGCTACAAGGTGGAAGGCGACCTCCGGCGTGAAGTGACGATGAACATCAAGCGCCTGATGGACCTGGGCTGCTACCGGGGTCTGCGTCACCGCAAGGGTCTGCCCGTGCGTGGCCAGCGTACCCACACCAACGCGCGCACCCGCAAGGGTCCCAAGCGCGGCATCGTCCGGGCGAAGCCGGCCGCTCCGGCCCGGTAA
- the rpmJ gene encoding 50S ribosomal protein L36, which yields MKVRASVKKICDKCKVVRRKGIVRVICASNPRHKQRQG from the coding sequence ATGAAGGTTCGGGCGTCCGTCAAGAAGATCTGCGACAAGTGCAAGGTAGTCCGCCGCAAGGGCATCGTGCGCGTCATCTGCGCTTCCAACCCCCGGCACAAGCAGCGCCAGGGCTGA
- the infA gene encoding translation initiation factor IF-1, with amino-acid sequence MPKDDSIEVEGTVMEPLPNAMFRVVLDNGHKVLAHISGKMRMHFIRILPGDKVKVELSPYDLTRGRITYRAK; translated from the coding sequence TTGCCGAAGGATGATTCCATCGAAGTCGAGGGGACGGTGATGGAGCCCCTCCCCAACGCGATGTTCCGCGTGGTGCTGGACAATGGCCACAAGGTGCTCGCGCACATCTCGGGCAAGATGAGGATGCACTTCATCCGCATCCTCCCCGGTGACAAGGTGAAGGTCGAGCTGTCTCCATACGACCTGACGCGCGGACGGATCACGTACCGGGCGAAGTAG
- the map gene encoding type I methionyl aminopeptidase: protein MSQVEIKSPEEIALMRKAGRIVSEILDALEAAVAPGVTTWDLDALAERLIAEKGARPAFKGYLGFPCVLCASINEEVVHGIPSRRRKLVEGDLMKLDFGVSYKGWFGDSARTVPVGKVSPEARALVEATRESLQKAIQVMKPGNRIGDIGHAVQRHVEARGYSVVRDFTGHGIGRKLHEHPHVPNHGQPGGGMKLRAGMVLAVEPMVNQGVHDVELLEDDWTAVTADGKLSAHFEHTILITDSGAEVLTRSA from the coding sequence ATGAGCCAGGTCGAGATCAAGTCCCCGGAGGAGATTGCCCTGATGCGCAAGGCGGGGCGCATCGTCTCCGAAATCCTCGACGCGCTGGAGGCCGCGGTCGCCCCTGGCGTCACCACCTGGGACCTGGACGCGCTGGCGGAGCGGTTGATCGCGGAGAAGGGGGCTCGGCCCGCCTTCAAGGGGTACCTTGGCTTCCCGTGTGTGCTCTGCGCCTCCATCAACGAGGAGGTGGTGCATGGCATCCCGAGCCGGCGCCGCAAGCTGGTGGAAGGCGACCTGATGAAGCTCGACTTCGGGGTGTCGTACAAGGGGTGGTTCGGGGACTCGGCGCGGACGGTGCCGGTGGGGAAGGTGAGCCCGGAGGCCCGGGCGCTGGTGGAGGCGACGCGGGAGTCGCTGCAGAAGGCCATCCAGGTGATGAAGCCAGGGAACCGGATTGGTGATATTGGGCACGCGGTGCAGCGGCACGTGGAGGCGAGGGGCTACTCGGTCGTCCGGGACTTCACGGGCCATGGGATTGGCCGCAAGCTGCACGAGCATCCCCACGTGCCCAACCACGGGCAGCCAGGCGGGGGGATGAAGCTGAGGGCGGGGATGGTGCTGGCGGTGGAGCCCATGGTGAACCAGGGCGTCCACGACGTGGAGCTGCTGGAGGATGATTGGACGGCGGTGACGGCGGACGGCAAGTTGTCCGCGCACTTCGAGCACACCATCCTCATCACCGACAGTGGGGCAGAAGTACTCACCCGGAGCGCTTGA
- a CDS encoding adenylate kinase, which produces MNLILLGPPNAGKGTQAKKLFADFHIPQISTGDILRKAVADGTEMGKIAGPLMAAGQYVPDDVVIGIVKERLRQADVANGFVLDGFPRTPAQADALDKMLSGLGKHLDAVISLEVPHKTLVERGSGRRVCPADGSVYHVDQSPPKRAGFCDKCGTGLVQRPDDMPDVIEKRLQKYDAETSPLKDFYAKKGLLKSVDGVGSPDGIYEEIKAAAGKGRR; this is translated from the coding sequence ATGAACCTGATCCTGTTGGGACCGCCGAACGCGGGGAAGGGTACCCAGGCGAAGAAGCTCTTCGCCGACTTCCACATCCCGCAGATCTCCACCGGTGACATCCTCCGCAAGGCCGTGGCGGATGGGACGGAGATGGGGAAGATCGCGGGGCCGCTGATGGCGGCGGGCCAGTACGTGCCGGACGACGTCGTCATCGGCATCGTGAAGGAGCGCCTGCGGCAGGCGGACGTGGCCAACGGCTTCGTCCTGGATGGCTTCCCCCGGACGCCAGCCCAGGCCGACGCGCTGGACAAGATGCTGAGCGGGCTGGGCAAGCACCTGGACGCGGTCATCTCGCTCGAGGTGCCGCACAAGACGCTGGTGGAGCGTGGCTCCGGCCGGCGGGTGTGCCCCGCCGACGGCAGCGTCTACCACGTGGACCAGAGCCCTCCGAAGCGGGCCGGCTTCTGTGACAAGTGCGGCACGGGGCTCGTGCAGCGGCCGGACGACATGCCGGACGTCATCGAGAAGCGGCTGCAGAAGTACGACGCGGAGACGTCGCCGCTGAAGGACTTCTACGCCAAGAAGGGCCTGCTCAAGAGCGTGGACGGCGTGGGTTCGCCCGACGGCATCTACGAGGAGATCAAGGCCGCCGCGGGCAAGGGCCGCCGCTGA
- the secY gene encoding preprotein translocase subunit SecY: MALNAFANVFRIAELRSRLAYTLALLAVYRIGIFINTPGVDRAAMNAFMDAQKQSGGLVSLFNLFSGGALEQMSIFALGIMPYVSASIIMQLLAVVIPSLERLQKEGAAGRQKINQYTRYGTIVLSVIQGIAISQYLASLGRSDGGQSGFNQVVVPDNSAWFTFMTVISLTAGTAFIMWLGERITERGIGNGISLIIFAGIVAGVLPGGKTLLDLTRQEVVTVAEVLALLAFMLVIIAVVVYMERGMRRIPIQYAKRMAGRRMFAGQATYFPMKVNASGVIPPIFAGAVLSFPATLGTWFPFLQGFQRAIEGNLWIYNGLFVLLVIFFAYFYTALTFRPDDVADNIKKQGGYIPGIRPGRQTAEFIERVLNRLTFGGAVYLAVICVIPSVISGLLNVPFRFGGTALLIVVGVALDTVQQIEGHLISRNYEGFAGPRGPRIRGRVRVAA; the protein is encoded by the coding sequence TGGACCGCGCGGCGATGAACGCGTTCATGGACGCCCAGAAGCAATCGGGTGGCCTGGTCTCGCTGTTCAACCTGTTCTCCGGCGGCGCGCTGGAACAGATGTCCATCTTCGCCCTGGGCATCATGCCGTACGTCAGCGCCTCCATCATCATGCAGCTGCTGGCGGTGGTCATCCCCAGCCTGGAGCGGCTCCAGAAGGAGGGCGCGGCCGGGCGGCAGAAGATCAACCAGTACACGCGCTACGGCACCATCGTCCTGTCCGTCATCCAGGGCATCGCCATCTCGCAGTACCTGGCGTCCCTGGGCCGCTCCGACGGCGGGCAGAGCGGCTTCAACCAGGTCGTCGTGCCGGACAACAGCGCCTGGTTCACGTTCATGACGGTCATCAGTCTGACGGCTGGCACGGCCTTCATCATGTGGCTGGGTGAGCGCATCACCGAGCGCGGCATCGGCAACGGCATCTCGCTCATCATCTTCGCGGGCATCGTGGCCGGCGTGCTCCCGGGCGGCAAGACGCTGCTGGACCTGACCCGTCAGGAGGTCGTGACGGTGGCCGAGGTCCTGGCGCTGCTGGCGTTCATGCTCGTCATCATCGCGGTGGTCGTCTACATGGAGCGCGGCATGCGCCGCATCCCCATCCAGTACGCCAAGCGCATGGCGGGCCGCCGGATGTTCGCGGGCCAGGCCACGTACTTCCCGATGAAGGTGAACGCCTCCGGCGTCATCCCGCCCATCTTCGCGGGCGCGGTGCTGTCCTTCCCGGCGACGCTGGGGACCTGGTTCCCGTTCCTGCAGGGCTTCCAGCGGGCCATCGAGGGCAACCTCTGGATCTACAACGGCCTGTTCGTGCTGCTGGTCATCTTCTTCGCCTACTTCTACACGGCGCTGACCTTCCGCCCGGATGACGTGGCGGACAACATCAAGAAGCAGGGCGGGTACATCCCCGGCATCCGGCCGGGCCGTCAGACGGCGGAGTTCATCGAGCGCGTGCTCAACCGGCTCACGTTCGGTGGCGCGGTGTACCTGGCGGTCATCTGCGTGATTCCGTCCGTCATCAGCGGCCTGCTCAACGTGCCGTTCCGCTTCGGCGGCACCGCGCTGCTCATCGTCGTGGGCGTGGCGCTGGACACGGTGCAGCAGATCGAGGGTCACCTCATCAGCCGCAACTACGAGGGCTTCGCCGGGCCGCGTGGCCCGCGTATCCGCGGCCGGGTGCGCGTGGCGGCCTGA